DNA from Roseimicrobium sp. ORNL1:
ATTACAGGACCCGATACTTCGGACATCGCCCGTTCCGTGGCCTTCAGCGGACTAAGACCACGCTCAATGTGATGTTCCACCGCCTCCACCACCACAATCGCATCGTCCACCACCAGGCCAATTGCCAGCACCAGTGCAAACAGCGTCAGAGTGTTGATGGAAAATCCCAGCGGACCAAAGATGGCAAACGTCCCAATCAGCGAAACCGGCACCGCCAGCATCGGGATCAGCGTCGCACGCCAGTTTCCCAGGAAGACAAAAACAACAATCACCACCAACACGAAGGCCTCCGCGAGCGTGTGCATCACCTCGGAAATAGATGCCGTCACAAATTTCGTCGTATCGAAGCTCACTGCGATCTTCATTCCCGGGGGCAGCGCCTTCGCAAGGTCATCCATCCGGGCCTTGGCCGCATTCGCCGTGTCCAGCGCATTCGCCGTCGGTAGCTGGAAGATGCCAATGAGCGACGCAGGCGAGCCATTGATTCTGCCAAAGCTCGAGTAGTCCTTCCCACCGAGTTCCGTCCGCGCCACATCCCGTATGCGCACCACGGTGCCATCCTGCAACGTAATGATGACGACTTCGCCAAATTCTTCCGGTGTCACCAGCCGCCCCTTCACATTGACGGATAATTGAAATTCCGTCCCCTCCTTGGCAGGCGGAGATCCTATCTGTCCTGCGGCAGCTTGCACGTTCTGTTCTTGCAGCGCTTGAGAGACATCATTCACCGTCAGCCCCAGCTTCGCCAGCTTGTCCGGCTCAAGCCACACACGCATCGAGTAGTCTTTCTGCGTGAAAATCTGCACCGCGCCCACCCCCTGCACTCGCGCAAGCGAGGGTTGCAGGTTCAGAAAGGCATAGTTGTTCAGGAAGAGGTCATCATATTTTCCGTCCGGTGAGCTCAGCGCAAAAACGAGCAGCATGTCTGGCGATTGCTTCGTCACTGTGATGCCGTTCTTCGTGACATCCGCAGGCAGTCTCGGCTGCGCGCGCGCCACGCGGTTCTGCACATCCACTGCGGCATCATCAATGTTCTTCCCCACTTTGAAGGTGACCTTGATGCTGCATTGCCCGTCACTCGTGCTGCTGCTGGACATGTAGATCATGTCCTCCGCCCCGTTGATCTCCTGCTCCAGCGGTGTCGTAACCGTCTCCTCCACCACTTTTGAACTCGCGCCCGGATAGGTCGCCGTGATTTGGACCGTGGGCGGCGTCATTTCCGGATACCGCGAAATCGGCAGGGATCGCAGCCCGAGGTACCCCACCAGGACAATGAGGATGGAGAGGACCATCGCGAACACACGGCGGTGAATGAAGAAGTGGGCCATGGCTGGTGCGGTGAGGGATTACTTGGCCGCAGGAGCCTTGGCATCAGCCTCAGGCCTGGCTTCCTTGTCTTTCACTGGCTCTTCCGTGGAGGCCCTCTCCTTTGGATTCACCACCATGTCCGGCCGCACCTTCTGCAGCCCTTCCACGATGACACGCTCCCCCTCCTTCAACCCCTCGGACACCACATAAAGATCCTCATACCGATCCGTCGTGGTAATGGGCCGTTGCTCCACCTTGTTCCCCTCGCCTACCACGAATACGAACTTCATGCTCTGCACCGTCACCATCGCACGCTGCGGCATCAATATCGCACCCGGGCGCTCTTCGGGACGTGCTCGCACCCGGGCGAACTGCCCCGGTCTCAGCAGTCCGTCCTTGTTGGGGAAGGTCACCACGACTTTCAGTGTGCCTGCGCGCGCATCCAACGCACGGTCCGCAAAGTCAAACCTCCCCATGTGTGGGTACACCGAACCATCCCCCAGGATGAGTTGGAACTGCATCGCCTCGCTGTGTCGTTCCCTCGCCTCGTCATCTCCCAGAAACCGCTTCTGGAAACGAAGAAAATTCGGTTCCGGCACATGGAATACCGTGCGCATGGGATCCACGGTGGACACGGTGGCCAGCAGCGCGGAGGTGCCTGTACTCCCCACGTAGTTCCCCACGTCCACCATTCGCTCACCGATCATCCCGTCGAACGGCGCATTCATCCGCGTGTAGCTCAAGTCCAGCTCGGCCTTTTGGAGCGATGCTCTTGCGCCCAGCACGTCCGCTTCTGCCACCTTGGCCGTGGAGATCGCATTATCCAGATCCTGTTGCGAAATGGCGCTCTGCCTGACCAGTGGCCGCAATCGTTCCACATCCGCATTGGCTCGCGAAAGGGTGGCTTCCGTCTTGCTCACATTGGCCTTGGCTTCATCAACGATTGCCTGAAACGGCTTGGGATCGATTTCAAACAGGAGCTGTCCTTCTTTCACATGCCCCCCCTCGCGGAACGGGGCTTGCGTCAGAAAGCCCGCCACTCGCGCCCGGATTTCCACCGTCTGGAAGGCCTCGGTCTGCGCCACGTTGTCCACATAGATGGGCACGTCCTTCTTGATCACAGTGGCCACCACCACGGCAGGTGGCGGCGGTGCGGGAGGACCCGCCGACCCTTTCTCACCGCACCCGGCAAGACTCAGAGTACCCAGAGTGGCCAACAGTGCGGAGGAGATCGCTTTCATGGGTTTGTTGATTTGAACTCTGCCCCTGAGCCCGGCCAAATGGCGAACTCGTTCTTTCCTTCGAGTGCCATCCCAAGATTGCGCGTGGCAATTCGATGGCTACCCCAAACAGGAGAACCGTTTCCCCGCGCCCTAAGCTACAGGGAGACCCTGGTGAAAGATGCTGGTATAATCCGGCTCTCACGCAATCCTCTCCTGCCATGTTGCAGGTTTCCCGTCAGATTTACAAGCTTCTTCGGGTAAAACGCACGCCTTCATGCGACTGGGTGGTTCCCAGCCGCAGTTCCGTCACATGCCAAGCCTCTACGCTAAAAGTCCTTTCGCCACCTCACCGCTCACATTGGTGAGCCGGAAGTTCCTTCCGGCATAGTTGAAGGTCAGTTTGGTGTGATCAA
Protein-coding regions in this window:
- a CDS encoding efflux RND transporter periplasmic adaptor subunit — translated: MKAISSALLATLGTLSLAGCGEKGSAGPPAPPPPAVVVATVIKKDVPIYVDNVAQTEAFQTVEIRARVAGFLTQAPFREGGHVKEGQLLFEIDPKPFQAIVDEAKANVSKTEATLSRANADVERLRPLVRQSAISQQDLDNAISTAKVAEADVLGARASLQKAELDLSYTRMNAPFDGMIGERMVDVGNYVGSTGTSALLATVSTVDPMRTVFHVPEPNFLRFQKRFLGDDEARERHSEAMQFQLILGDGSVYPHMGRFDFADRALDARAGTLKVVVTFPNKDGLLRPGQFARVRARPEERPGAILMPQRAMVTVQSMKFVFVVGEGNKVEQRPITTTDRYEDLYVVSEGLKEGERVIVEGLQKVRPDMVVNPKERASTEEPVKDKEARPEADAKAPAAK